The genomic stretch TAGAGTTCTTTCCATATCAACATCGGCCTGTGGTATGAACCATTCACCCAAGactggccccaccccttcctttctttatcttgGGCTCAGGTAAAAACCCTTCCTGTGTAGTCCCTGGCTATATCATCATAGTAGACTAGGTTGGGACAAGGGAAACTGGGCTGGTCATGGCTGAGCTAGATTCCATTCCTTCTTCCAGAGGAAGGACTAGCATATGATATGTTGGGGGTGGAGTGTGTGCATAGCTTCCTCTCACCTCCTTCTGGCTCTTCTCTGAAATGGGCATTTTTGTCCTCTTGGTTTGGGGCTGAGACacaaggccttgcacatgctacaCAAGCACGGTGACTGCCAAGGCACACCCCCAGCCAGAGATCCCATCAGCATCTAAGCGTGCATTCTCCAGGAGGGCAGATGGCCTGGCTTTCTGTGTTGAGATACAGTCTCACtgcgtggctgtcctggagctccctgtggagaccaggttcTCTTGGCTCCACGgcactggagttagaggcatgcaccacgcccagctagtttTGATGCCTGGCTTTAGTACCCCCTCCCTgagctgcagctgccttcccaaCCTCCTTTTTGCCTCAGTGTCTTTGGGCTGTTGTTTTCTGGGTGCTGATAGAAACCAGGGTCTTGAGCAGGCTGAGCACATGCCTCGACCCTCAGCCCAGAGCAGCTTTTAGGGGACTGAGATTCCATTTAACCTGCACATGTAGTCAGGCTGAAGCCCAGGACAGTACAGATTCACCCCAATTTCAGCAGTAGGGTTCATTAGCACCCTACGCCTGTGGGTAGGGCCTGGGGAAACCACTGGCTCACTACTGAGGCCCAACTCACTCAGATACCACTCCTTGCTGAGGCCAAAGCCCCCCAAGCCTTAGCCTACAGAACCAAAGGTTCTCAGAGCAGAGCAGCCCAGCCTAGTTAAGGAGCTacaggcatggtggctttaaTGCTAGAGTATATTCCAAGGGTGGCACCGTGGGACTAAAAGACGGTTTGGGAAGCTATGTCACAAAACACTGATTATTTAGTTATTTGGTCTTTTTGATAGAGAGTCTCACTGTAGCCCATGTTGTTCCATTCTGGGgttgtgcagcccaggctggctttgaattcttgGTATTcccccctgcctcctgagtgagatgCTAGGCaggagtcaccatgcccagcctgaaaGAGCACAGGTTCTAAGCCTCATCTATAGATAGATTGAGAGTAATAAAGCCTACACTTAGAGCTGTTCCAAGAATCACTTGGCCACCCATGTAGAGCTTGTACAATGCATGTAGCTTCAGGCAAATGCAGGTGGCTGGGTGGATATGCCATCTCCCTATGTTGGCCTGCTTCCTGCTTCGTTGCTGAGAACAGCTCAGCATGCACCGGGGCCAGAGCACAGGTAGTCAACAACGGAAGATTCCAGGGAAGCTACAACCCGAGGAGGTGAAGGTCTGACCTGAGGGATCTGCGTACTTCACCTGCTTGTGGGACGCTTGGCCCCTTGCCTAGGGCTCAGGTCCAATGCTTATGTCAGAAGTCTCCCCCAGGGACTTCAACGCAACCCCTTGTCGCTACCACGTCAGCCTTCTTAAGTCTGAAGGAGACAAAACTCCTTGTACTTACTTGTAACCAGGAGGCTTTGAAGCTGTAGTACTGCCACAAAGAGGGCAGGGCACTGACATCTCAGTTTTCAGGGCGAAATTGGTAGACAGTTTTTGTCCAGGGGACTGTAGAAGGCAGTTgactatttcttctttctacagTCTATGGTCTGAGTGttcaggaggccagaggcaccagTTGCTCCATTCTGGAGGTGTCACAGTGTGTAGCAACTTCAAACTTCATCTCAGTGTTCACATCAACAAAACCTTCCAGGGATAGGACTGAGTGAGGGGCTGTCTATGTGGCCCATACCCCTTGATACCTTACTCTAATGCCCACTGTTGCTGACCTTCCCCGGCATCAATATTCCTTCTATTTCACACCAGTCTGACATTTGCAGAGCTAAGGAAAAGactgaatgaatgagaaaatggCCCTCAAAGACACGGGCCACTATGGTTCTCTTTCCTCATGCCTAGGCCCAACCAAGGCTTCTCTTTGAGCTTGTCAGTGCCTCTCTACCCTAGCTAATAGATTCTCAACCACCTGTCCCTGCCATTAGGTGTGAGCTTTGCCACCAGGCAGGTGGCTAGCATGACCAAGCCTACCACAATCATCGAGAAGAATGGCGATAATGTCATCATTAAGACACACAGCACCTTcaagaacacagagatctgctttcaGCTGGGAGTGGAGTTCGATGAGACTACGGCAGATGACAGGAAGGTCAAGGTGGGTCAGACAAAGTGGGTGGAGGGTATTGAGGCACTGGAGGCTAAGAGGCTGGCCCTCTCTTAGCTTCCTCACTTTGAACTCCAAGGGGCAGACTGTCATAGATTCAATAAGGTTCATAAAatcttttcagtgctgggatgccCATGGGGTTAAGTACAAGCTCTGGCTTATTTTCTTCTCACCTTTCTGAGAAGGATCTATCAGCCACCACTGGTGTGGGCAGCAGAGCCAAGATATTCTTTTGACCTTGGTGTCTCTAGCCTCAGCTGGGTGACCTTGTGCACCAAGGTAAGCTGTAGCTCTGAAGACTTGAACAGCCATGGCTGTGTCCTGAAATGCTTTAGGAATGATGCCCAGAAGCCAGTGCCCTGCACTGAGGTCATCTGGACTCTGTCAGCAAAGTAGGCAGCTGGGAACAAAAGGCTGAGCCCTATCTGCAGCTCCCAGGCTAGGCCACCGACACTAACACACACTTTCTAGAGCCAGCAGACGACAGGCAGAGCTAAGCTCCAGGATGTGCATTTACCAGCATGAATGCTGTAGGTGTTTGTAGTCTCTCCAAGTATTTATTCCAGAGTATGGGACGGGGCACCTACTGCCAGTGTTGCTCAGTTACCTCATGGTGGCTATCCTGGGAGCTTGCTCCAAACCTCCTGGCTCTGGGCCTGGCACAGGACTGAGGAAGGGCTATTGACATCTTTATTTATAGGCTGTCCCTATACCAGTATCCTATGCATTGTGACCCTAAAATTCATCTGCTTCAGCTGATTCCTCCCCCCTGTTGGCCCCAGAAAGAACAGGGTAGGTACCGGTCTTGTAGATGCCGAGGAGCTAATGCCCAGCTCAGGGCCAAACGGCAGGCTAGCAATAGAGCAGAGGATGGCCTCCTGAGTGACAGCCTACCCTGTGTGGAGGCAGGTGCTCTACAACATGCCCCTACCTACATCCTTAAACTTGCTACCTTCTTGTGGGACCAGATCGCACATTAAATACAACAGTGGTCCACTGGGATGTTTGGGTCAAAAATTAACTGCTCAGTTGAGAAAAGCCAATGGGGAATGATGATTCTGTAAGATGGAATATAGACAGCAAAGAGACGTGATCATGTTCAGCCATTACCCCTCTAGACTCCTACCTAACAAACCCTGCCTACTTATTTTTCTGGCCTACAGCTCCCAAATTCCTAGAGAAGAGAGATCTGGGGAAGCCGCCAGACACAAACTAGCTGAGATAGGCTGGTGACACTGGGGACCAAATGGTCACTAAAAACTAGAGCTGACAAAAACTCCAAGGACACCTGGTCCTTGGGATTGCTGCTCTTTTGCCAGTTGAGGGGGTCACATGATACAAACTAAAgggaagtctttaattttcagAAAGCCCAAAGCCCTTTTAGATATTGACGTGCACAGGACTAGAAAATTCAGGATTCCTCTTTGGAATCTCAGAGGAAAGGATGGGTTGGTTTGAGGGGGACCTGGGGCTGTGTTCCACCTGAGCTACCTCAGGTGGGCATCCCTTGGGGCTTGTGCCTCTAGGCTGAGCTGCCTGCCTCACCCACTGCCTGtgagcccccacccctgccaggcGGCCACAAAGCAAGAACCCTGTGTACTTGTGTTGGAGGCAGGCTATCTGAATGCTAATCCTAGCACCATCACTGGCTAGGTTCCTGGCCTGCCCCACTTGTCCTGCCCTTCAATTCTGGCTCTTTCCACAGTCAATCGTGACACTGGATGGAGGCAAACTTGTCCACGTGCAGAAGTGGGACGGGCAGGAGTCGACACTTACGAGGGAGCTAAGTGACGGGAAACTGATCCTGGTAAGATGGGCAATGGTGGGGCCTTCTTTAGCTCAAGTCCTTCCTTGATGCCAGAGGA from Acomys russatus chromosome 29, mAcoRus1.1, whole genome shotgun sequence encodes the following:
- the Fabp3 gene encoding fatty acid-binding protein, heart, with product MADAFVGTWKLVDSKNFDDYMKSLGVSFATRQVASMTKPTTIIEKNGDNVIIKTHSTFKNTEICFQLGVEFDETTADDRKVKSIVTLDGGKLVHVQKWDGQESTLTRELSDGKLILTLTHGNVVSTRTYEKA